In Salmo salar chromosome ssa03, Ssal_v3.1, whole genome shotgun sequence, a single genomic region encodes these proteins:
- the LOC123741790 gene encoding zinc finger protein 2 homolog yields DCGKRFTSSGIKIHQRTHTGEKPYSCDQCGKSFTSSGSLNLHQRTHTGEKPYSCDQCGKSFGQSCHLTQHQRIHTGEKPYSCDQCGKSFGQSCHLTQHQRIHTGEKPYSCDQCGKSFGQSRELTVHQRIHTGEKPYSCGQCGKSFGHSGQLTVHQRTHTGEKPYSCDQCGMSYTTSGSLNLHQRTHTGEKSYICDQCGKSFGRSCHLTQHQRIHTGEKPYSCDQCGNSFTTSGSLTLHRRIHTGEKPYSCNQCGKSFTTSSQLTLHQRIHTGEKPYSCGQCGKSFGQSSQLTLHQRTHTGEKPYSCGQCGKSFCQSGNLTVHQRTHTGE; encoded by the coding sequence gactgtgggaagagattcacctcatcaggcattaaaattcatcagagaacacacacaggagagaaaccttacagctgtgatcaatgtgggaagagttttacttcatctggctctctgaatctacaccagagaacacacacaggagagaaaccttatagctgtgatcaatgtgggaagagttttggtcaatcttgccatctgactcaacaccagagaatacacacaggagagaaaccttatagctgtgatcaatgtgggaagagttttggccaatcttgccatctgactcaacaccagagaatacacacaggagagaaaccttatagctgtgatcaatgtgggaagagttttggtcaatctagagagctgacagtgcaccagagaatacacacaggagagaaaccttatagctgtggtcaatgtgggaagagttttggtcattctggacagctgacagtgcaccagagaacacacacaggagagaaaccttacagctgtgatcaatgtgggatgagttatactacatctggctctctgaatctacaccagagaacacacacaggagagaaatcttatatctgtgatcaatgtgggaagagttttggtcgatcttgccatctgactcaacaccagagaatacacacaggagagaaaccttacagctgtgatcagtgtgggaatagttttactacatctggctctctgactttacaccggagaatacacacaggagagaaaccttatagctgtaatcaatgtgggaagagttttactacatctagccagctgactttacaccagagaatacacacaggagagaaaccttatagctgtggtcaatgtgggaagagttttggtcaatctagccagctgacattacaccagagaacacacacaggagagaaaccttatagttgtggtcaatgtgggaagagtttttgtcaatctggcaatctgacagtgcaccagagaacacacacaggggagtaa